A stretch of the Filimonas lacunae genome encodes the following:
- a CDS encoding IPT/TIG domain-containing protein, with translation MIKHLHYRKAMSLLWATLFLVFLSTMSAFAQNYKITGFYPKTGTIGQYVIISGTFPYNVATGDTIKNVAFGGVNATAFRGYYSDSLIEARVGQGATGRITLTLPDGSVISSTDTFRYQQPSPTLYYFTPTSGKAGDTINIYGQNLTNVYAVQFGGVAARSFSVANAGLIKAVVGAGASGNVTVYGNNGSSTLGGFAYSTNAPVTDSVYPRTGYLRTEITICGHGFSNATNVAIGNKGRNVESFYVVSDSIIKAKVGYGNYGPVYVTTTSGTDTLQRANFYLWGQINSFSPLSGKKGTVVTLHGVFTVDGPAVNVTFGGTNAASFTQLNDSTINAVVGEGSSGGVTVYSHERSGFSGGQSFTFIDSANEFVPAIYSFSPTSGGIGDTIWIYGKKLNAVYGASFGASYSQGVYHVNDSLLFVVITQATSGAVTVYSNNGKASAIGFTYIKNLPVVNSIWPSKANVGDTVLIHGSRFTGTRYVVIGNYGVEWFRELNDSIIQVVIRNGNYGKVTVSNYDGEDTLKRAYFTLLPKITSFTPQSGGKGAFVAIRGLFPTPVGAEWNNKLLGVTFGGVKAISYQLLGDSLIYANVGEGATGLVKVILTDSVSGFSVDTFRYEPQGLARIDYFAPDKARSGDTVIIHGKGLRNAYNAVFGGVYAARTFVINDSIVKAVVGAGATGFVEMVLPDSTIRSGQYFTYVDSASAVTPHIYRFTPDSAKTGDTVTIYGSGFQYAERVLFGGVDIVGIGQFSDSVLQVVVGLGASGVVEVVTSFGVARDSGFVYLGYPPAIVDFTPKYAYVGDTVLITGTHFNGTSQVRLDGYYASSYTVLSDSVISAVVGSYSVGSDSLVAVISEYGTGLAYGMAVSGTVIDTVPQNYPPVIVDFTPKSGHAGDTVLITGAHFSNINQVRLGGYYAYTSTVLSDSVIRAIVGSYGAGFDSFLVVVGNTYGIDTAYGFTYLGTVIDTVPNNTDTLAKAAISNYPNPAINSTTVKHPAIKEKAVIMLYNMNGVLVQVQSVNPGDVQTTLYFSSVPKGMYKIIWTNGKVSKSSTVIIQ, from the coding sequence ATGATTAAACATCTACACTACAGGAAAGCAATGTCGTTGTTATGGGCAACATTGTTTTTGGTTTTTCTGAGCACCATGAGTGCTTTTGCCCAGAATTATAAGATTACCGGTTTTTATCCTAAAACGGGAACGATTGGGCAGTATGTAATTATTTCAGGTACTTTTCCCTACAATGTAGCTACGGGTGATACTATCAAGAACGTAGCATTTGGTGGAGTGAATGCTACCGCCTTCCGGGGGTATTATAGCGACTCCCTGATTGAGGCAAGAGTGGGACAGGGTGCTACCGGCCGGATAACGTTGACATTGCCTGATGGCTCGGTGATTAGTTCTACTGACACCTTTCGTTATCAGCAGCCAAGCCCAACATTGTATTATTTTACGCCTACCAGTGGCAAGGCAGGTGACACCATCAACATTTATGGTCAAAACCTGACCAATGTATATGCTGTGCAATTCGGGGGAGTGGCAGCACGCAGTTTTTCTGTAGCGAATGCCGGCCTTATTAAGGCTGTGGTAGGTGCTGGTGCTTCAGGTAATGTTACTGTGTATGGTAATAATGGCTCAAGTACGTTAGGTGGGTTTGCTTATAGCACTAATGCACCGGTTACTGATTCTGTTTATCCACGTACAGGTTACTTAAGAACAGAAATTACTATTTGTGGCCACGGCTTTTCCAATGCAACAAACGTTGCCATAGGAAACAAGGGGAGGAATGTTGAATCATTTTATGTGGTAAGTGATTCTATTATCAAAGCAAAGGTAGGCTATGGTAATTACGGTCCGGTGTATGTAACAACTACCAGCGGTACAGATACTTTGCAGCGCGCTAACTTTTATTTATGGGGGCAGATTAACAGCTTTAGCCCGCTATCTGGTAAGAAAGGTACGGTAGTTACCTTGCATGGTGTTTTTACTGTAGATGGCCCTGCTGTAAATGTAACGTTTGGTGGAACAAATGCGGCTTCTTTTACGCAATTGAATGATTCTACTATTAATGCGGTAGTAGGTGAGGGTTCTTCAGGTGGTGTTACAGTATATTCACATGAACGTTCAGGTTTTAGCGGAGGTCAAAGCTTTACTTTTATAGACAGCGCTAATGAGTTTGTACCAGCTATCTATTCTTTTTCACCTACAAGTGGTGGAATAGGTGATACTATCTGGATTTATGGTAAAAAGTTGAATGCTGTTTACGGAGCATCTTTTGGCGCAAGTTATTCTCAAGGTGTTTATCATGTGAACGACTCTTTGTTGTTTGTTGTTATAACACAAGCCACTTCTGGAGCGGTTACTGTATATTCCAATAACGGAAAAGCGAGTGCCATCGGGTTTACCTACATTAAAAACCTGCCGGTAGTAAACTCCATCTGGCCTAGTAAAGCAAATGTAGGTGATACTGTATTGATTCATGGTAGCAGGTTTACTGGTACACGATATGTGGTAATAGGCAATTATGGTGTAGAGTGGTTTAGAGAGCTGAACGATTCGATAATACAAGTGGTTATTCGTAATGGGAATTACGGGAAGGTGACTGTGTCGAATTATGATGGCGAGGACACGCTCAAACGCGCTTATTTTACTTTATTGCCCAAAATAACCAGTTTTACCCCTCAATCGGGCGGTAAAGGAGCCTTTGTTGCAATACGTGGTTTATTCCCTACGCCGGTTGGTGCTGAGTGGAACAATAAACTACTCGGTGTTACATTTGGGGGTGTTAAAGCCATTAGTTATCAATTATTAGGGGATTCTCTTATTTACGCCAATGTAGGTGAGGGGGCAACGGGACTAGTGAAAGTAATATTAACAGATAGTGTTAGTGGCTTCTCGGTTGACACGTTTCGCTATGAGCCACAAGGGCTGGCAAGGATCGATTACTTTGCCCCAGACAAAGCCAGAAGTGGTGATACTGTTATTATACATGGCAAAGGGTTAAGAAATGCTTACAATGCTGTATTTGGTGGGGTATATGCAGCCCGCACTTTTGTAATAAATGACTCTATTGTTAAAGCAGTAGTAGGTGCCGGTGCAACTGGGTTTGTTGAAATGGTGCTGCCAGATTCAACAATAAGATCTGGACAATACTTCACGTACGTGGATAGCGCCAGTGCTGTAACTCCGCACATTTACCGCTTTACACCCGATAGCGCTAAAACTGGTGATACCGTTACTATATACGGCAGCGGATTTCAGTATGCTGAAAGGGTATTATTCGGTGGTGTAGATATCGTTGGAATTGGTCAATTTAGCGATTCTGTATTGCAGGTAGTAGTTGGTTTAGGTGCGTCAGGAGTTGTAGAAGTTGTTACCAGCTTTGGCGTAGCAAGAGATAGCGGATTCGTATACCTGGGCTATCCTCCTGCGATTGTTGATTTTACTCCTAAGTATGCCTATGTGGGAGATACTGTACTTATTACAGGTACTCATTTCAATGGAACAAGTCAGGTTCGTTTAGATGGTTATTATGCATCCAGCTACACTGTGTTATCTGATAGCGTTATCAGCGCTGTTGTGGGTAGTTATAGTGTAGGTAGCGATAGCCTGGTTGCTGTAATCAGTGAATATGGTACAGGCCTGGCATATGGTATGGCTGTTAGCGGTACTGTTATTGATACTGTTCCACAAAACTATCCTCCTGTAATTGTTGACTTTACCCCTAAATCGGGCCATGCAGGCGATACGGTGCTGATCACCGGCGCTCATTTCAGCAATATCAACCAGGTGCGTTTAGGGGGCTATTATGCATATACTTCCACTGTATTGTCTGATAGTGTTATCAGGGCTATTGTAGGTAGTTATGGTGCTGGTTTCGATAGCTTCCTGGTGGTGGTAGGCAATACGTATGGTATTGACACGGCCTATGGCTTTACTTACCTCGGAACTGTGATTGATACGGTGCCTAACAACACAGATACCCTGGCTAAAGCAGCTATCTCTAACTATCCTAACCCGGCAATAAACAGTACTACTGTTAAGCACCCGGCTATTAAAGAGAAAGCAGTGATTATGCTGTATAATATGAACGGTGTGCTGGTGCAGGTGCAGTCAGTGAATCCGGGAGATGTACAAACTACGCTCTATTTCTCCTCTGTGCCTAAAGGCATGTATAAGATCATTTGGACTAACGGAAAAGTTTCCAAATCGTCAACTGTTATTATCCAGTAA
- a CDS encoding tetratricopeptide repeat protein translates to MEQPNQPQTDTAEEVVNNGCIQCGHTITVPGHAHKLCYECREGFIKYPIPRNIKLFAAGVGVIVLIALISLPAQLSTGIHLKRAEQAKRERRYATAEAELEKVLANEPDYTEALGNLMVTSYHNNKFEKVVELYKKLEKRNFDNKELLAEINGCLTGMDAMYPLELMKTLVETYKELDSVPDAEFANYYRNYPKDLAAGASYIRRLMDKEMYSRCDTLLMGMEKENADYVPGLMLHVSVKRQLKQFDSAMYYCNRLLRQNEESSFGLSAKARILLQQKQTAEGYRVAEQAYKLFPGDSYVRTTMVLAYHVNNKVKERDTLLKDCLKDSAGSEQAKYVSDVIGGKEQF, encoded by the coding sequence ATGGAACAACCCAACCAACCCCAAACCGACACTGCCGAAGAGGTAGTGAACAATGGCTGCATTCAATGCGGCCACACTATCACTGTACCGGGCCATGCACATAAGTTATGTTACGAATGCCGGGAAGGATTTATTAAATACCCCATTCCCCGCAACATTAAATTGTTTGCCGCCGGAGTAGGTGTGATAGTGTTGATAGCTTTGATAAGCCTGCCTGCACAACTAAGCACGGGCATTCACTTAAAGCGTGCTGAACAGGCTAAAAGAGAACGGCGCTATGCTACTGCCGAAGCTGAGCTGGAAAAAGTGCTGGCCAACGAGCCCGATTACACCGAAGCACTGGGTAATTTGATGGTAACATCTTACCACAACAATAAATTTGAGAAGGTTGTAGAGCTGTATAAAAAGTTGGAGAAAAGGAACTTTGACAACAAAGAACTGCTGGCGGAAATTAATGGGTGCCTGACAGGCATGGACGCCATGTATCCTTTAGAGTTAATGAAAACGTTGGTGGAAACTTATAAGGAACTGGATAGTGTTCCTGATGCAGAATTTGCCAACTATTACAGAAATTATCCTAAAGATCTGGCAGCAGGAGCTAGTTATATAAGACGGCTGATGGACAAAGAAATGTATTCCAGGTGTGATACGCTTTTAATGGGCATGGAAAAAGAGAATGCCGATTATGTGCCTGGCCTGATGTTACATGTAAGTGTTAAAAGGCAGCTGAAACAATTTGACTCTGCCATGTACTATTGTAACAGGTTGTTGAGACAGAACGAGGAAAGCTCTTTTGGGCTGAGCGCTAAAGCCCGCATTTTATTGCAGCAGAAGCAAACAGCAGAAGGCTACCGGGTTGCCGAGCAGGCTTATAAACTGTTTCCCGGTGATAGTTATGTGCGCACTACTATGGTGCTGGCCTATCATGTAAACAACAAGGTAAAAGAGCGTGATACCTTGCTGAAAGACTGTCTGAAGGATTCTGCCGGTTCCGAGCAGGCAAAATATGTATCTGACGTAATCGGCGGCAAAGAACAATTTTAA
- a CDS encoding metalloprotease family protein: MFVPGILITIVTFPGVIVHELAHQICCRICKVPVFKVVYFQAQNPAGYVLHEATDNLWHQLFISTGPFLFNTLVAALIALPAALPVFEYGNANLFHYLLMYLSVAIGMHAFPSTGDANALWSSIRRETTPFWLKVLVTPVVGIMYLGALSSFFWLDMIYGLAIAIGFPKLLIALLA; encoded by the coding sequence ATGTTTGTTCCAGGAATTTTAATCACCATAGTCACCTTTCCCGGTGTTATTGTACACGAACTGGCTCATCAGATCTGTTGCAGAATTTGCAAAGTGCCGGTTTTTAAAGTGGTGTATTTTCAGGCGCAGAACCCGGCAGGGTATGTGCTGCACGAAGCCACCGATAATTTATGGCACCAGTTGTTTATCAGCACTGGTCCCTTCCTGTTTAATACCCTTGTGGCCGCCTTAATAGCCTTACCGGCTGCGTTGCCTGTGTTTGAATATGGCAATGCCAATTTGTTTCATTACCTGCTGATGTACTTGTCAGTAGCCATTGGCATGCATGCTTTTCCCAGCACTGGTGATGCCAACGCGCTATGGTCGTCTATCCGGCGCGAAACAACGCCTTTTTGGCTGAAAGTGTTGGTAACGCCTGTTGTGGGTATTATGTACCTGGGGGCATTGAGTAGTTTTTTCTGGCTGGACATGATCTATGGACTGGCTATTGCCATCGGTTTTCCTAAGTTGCTGATTGCCTTGCTGGCATAG
- a CDS encoding Crp/Fnr family transcriptional regulator has translation MPTIMEKGLYAYLTDRKEAGLKENVITKKLKKGDILYDTTQQDTGIFEIVSGAVKLGGISNKGKEYIYELLTPGEFFGNLAFLGPDFCEFCKVLTATELRYYKTPYFKHLITHDPQLADWAFSKIVFRWNKTESMLANIRSYEPRERIQVLYSSLQRKIMTANGREVFLNKLITYQDIADLTATTRQLAADTIH, from the coding sequence ATGCCTACCATAATGGAAAAAGGATTATATGCGTATCTGACAGACCGGAAAGAAGCCGGTTTGAAGGAGAATGTTATCACTAAAAAGCTGAAAAAGGGAGATATACTCTATGATACTACCCAGCAGGACACCGGTATTTTTGAAATAGTAAGCGGTGCGGTAAAACTGGGGGGTATTTCTAACAAAGGCAAAGAATACATATATGAATTGCTGACACCCGGTGAATTTTTCGGAAATCTGGCTTTTTTAGGGCCGGATTTCTGTGAATTTTGTAAAGTGCTAACAGCCACCGAGCTGCGTTACTATAAAACGCCCTATTTTAAACATTTAATAACGCACGACCCGCAACTGGCCGATTGGGCCTTTTCCAAAATCGTTTTCCGCTGGAATAAAACGGAATCGATGCTGGCCAATATCCGTTCTTACGAACCCAGGGAGCGCATCCAGGTTTTGTATTCCAGTTTGCAGCGGAAAATAATGACCGCGAACGGCAGAGAGGTGTTTTTGAACAAATTAATCACCTACCAGGACATTGCCGACTTAACGGCTACCACACGCCAACTGGCAGCAGATACCATACATTAA
- a CDS encoding type II toxin-antitoxin system VapC family toxin — translation MIGNRFALDTNIVSAWLKGEEGVADKIDNAEVYVPIVVIGELYYGAAYSLHVQKNIKDVQQITRNYELLLIDEDTTILYGDIKSTLRRKGKPIPENDIWIAAISQRYNITLVTRDNHFSEIDGLKLAQW, via the coding sequence ATGATTGGAAATAGATTTGCTCTGGATACAAATATCGTTTCTGCATGGCTTAAGGGAGAAGAAGGGGTTGCTGATAAAATAGATAATGCAGAAGTATATGTCCCTATTGTAGTTATAGGGGAGTTGTATTATGGCGCTGCTTATTCTTTGCATGTACAGAAAAACATCAAAGATGTACAGCAAATAACTCGTAATTATGAGTTATTGTTGATTGATGAAGACACTACAATCCTCTACGGTGATATAAAATCTACACTTAGAAGAAAAGGCAAACCAATACCGGAAAATGATATTTGGATTGCAGCTATCAGCCAAAGATATAATATAACATTGGTGACTCGTGATAACCACTTTTCCGAAATAGATGGCTTGAAGCTAGCACAGTGGTAG
- a CDS encoding aldo/keto reductase — MEYRTLGNTDLQLSAITYGAFAIGGNMWGGNEKQDSIASVKASIDNGVTTIDTAPFYGFGLSEELIGEAIKGYDRSRIQLLTKFGLVWDGSNQGKGDYFFDAEEDGKKIPIYKYASKSNVIKEAEESLKRLGTDYIDLLQIHWPDSTTPIHETMEALEQLIQQGKVRAAGVSNYSLAQVQEARQTIHIASNQVAYSMLNRSIEKDLVPYATDNQLGIIAYSPMERGLLTGKYFQDNKLKDNDHRNGYFQQFNLEKVQAFLDAITPMAKDKNASLSQLVLRWTTLQPGISVVLTGARNAEQAVQNARTMDIQLSDGELGFIEQELARL, encoded by the coding sequence ATGGAATACAGAACATTAGGCAATACCGATTTACAATTATCCGCTATCACTTACGGCGCCTTTGCCATCGGTGGTAACATGTGGGGTGGCAACGAAAAACAGGATTCTATCGCATCGGTAAAAGCATCTATCGACAACGGTGTAACCACTATCGACACCGCGCCCTTCTATGGCTTTGGCCTGAGCGAAGAACTGATTGGCGAAGCCATCAAGGGCTACGACCGCTCCCGCATTCAACTACTTACCAAGTTTGGCCTAGTATGGGACGGCAGCAACCAGGGCAAAGGCGATTACTTCTTTGACGCAGAAGAAGACGGCAAAAAAATACCGATCTATAAATACGCATCCAAAAGCAACGTAATTAAAGAAGCCGAAGAAAGCCTGAAACGCCTAGGCACTGATTATATTGATTTGCTGCAAATACACTGGCCCGACAGCACCACTCCCATCCACGAAACCATGGAAGCACTGGAGCAGCTGATTCAACAAGGTAAGGTACGCGCCGCCGGCGTTAGCAACTACTCCCTGGCACAGGTGCAGGAAGCCCGCCAAACCATTCACATAGCCAGCAACCAGGTAGCCTACAGTATGCTGAACAGAAGCATAGAAAAAGACCTGGTGCCCTATGCAACGGATAACCAATTGGGCATTATCGCCTATAGCCCCATGGAAAGAGGCTTGCTTACTGGTAAATATTTCCAGGATAATAAGCTGAAAGATAATGACCACCGCAATGGCTATTTCCAGCAGTTTAACCTGGAGAAAGTGCAAGCTTTTCTGGACGCTATTACGCCTATGGCTAAAGATAAAAACGCTTCTTTATCACAACTGGTGTTGCGCTGGACCACTTTGCAACCGGGGATTTCGGTAGTACTTACCGGGGCGAGGAATGCGGAGCAGGCTGTGCAGAATGCAAGGACTATGGATATTCAGCTTTCAGATGGAGAGTTAGGATTTATTGAGCAGGAGTTGGCGAGATTGTAA
- a CDS encoding alkene reductase: MNTNIFEPATIGSLQLKNRIAMAPMTRARNIDSIPNDNNALYYTQRAGAGLIITEGTAISPTSAGVLYIPGLYKQEQVAGWKKVTAAVHASDSRIFTQLWHVGRVSHTSNQPNRQAPVGASTIQAANSKAWGYDENGNEGFVTCSVPRALETAEVKQIALDFAHAAQNAIAAGFDGVELHGANGYLIEQFLNPAINNRTDEYGGNIQNRSRFLLEAIDACIAAIGHDKVAIRLTPYGGLHELPHYSEIEATYQYLAEELGKRKIAYIHIMDQQSRGSFALPEGFLARFRNWYNGVIILAGGMNREKSEQLINAGLIDIAGFGEPFIANPDLVARLQNNWEWTPPKRELHYGLTMEGYINWPVYQQPA; the protein is encoded by the coding sequence ATGAACACAAATATTTTTGAACCGGCCACTATCGGTTCTTTACAACTGAAAAACCGTATTGCTATGGCCCCTATGACACGGGCACGCAATATCGACAGCATTCCTAACGATAACAACGCACTCTACTATACACAACGCGCCGGTGCAGGCTTAATTATTACCGAAGGCACAGCAATTTCACCCACCTCGGCAGGCGTGCTGTACATTCCAGGTTTATATAAGCAGGAGCAGGTGGCAGGCTGGAAAAAAGTAACCGCCGCCGTGCATGCCTCGGACAGCAGGATATTTACACAGCTGTGGCATGTAGGCAGGGTATCGCACACCTCCAACCAACCTAACAGGCAAGCACCCGTAGGCGCTTCTACCATACAGGCCGCCAACTCCAAAGCCTGGGGTTATGATGAAAACGGCAACGAAGGCTTTGTTACCTGCTCGGTACCACGGGCACTGGAAACAGCCGAGGTAAAACAGATAGCACTGGACTTTGCACATGCTGCCCAAAACGCAATAGCCGCAGGCTTCGACGGCGTGGAGCTGCATGGCGCTAACGGCTATTTAATAGAGCAGTTTTTAAACCCTGCTATCAACAACCGTACAGACGAATACGGCGGCAACATTCAAAACCGTTCCCGCTTTTTGCTGGAAGCCATCGACGCGTGTATCGCCGCTATCGGTCACGATAAAGTAGCTATCCGCCTTACCCCTTATGGTGGCTTGCACGAACTGCCCCACTACTCCGAAATAGAAGCCACCTATCAATACCTGGCAGAAGAACTGGGCAAAAGAAAGATAGCCTATATCCATATTATGGATCAGCAATCCCGCGGCAGCTTTGCCTTACCCGAAGGCTTTTTGGCACGTTTCCGCAACTGGTATAATGGCGTTATCATACTGGCCGGCGGTATGAACCGCGAAAAATCAGAGCAACTGATCAACGCAGGCCTGATAGACATAGCAGGCTTTGGCGAACCGTTTATTGCCAACCCCGACCTGGTAGCAAGGTTGCAGAACAACTGGGAATGGACGCCCCCTAAAAGAGAACTGCATTACGGTTTAACAATGGAAGGATATATCAACTGGCCTGTTTACCAGCAGCCAGCATAA
- a CDS encoding alkene reductase, whose translation MLFESYTLQHIPLKNRIVMPPMTRSRAAQGEVATDLMAAYYAQRASAGLIISEGTQISKQGQGYAWTPGIYTQAQVEGWKKVTEAVHHNGGKIFAQLWHVGRVSHTSLQENGQQPVAPSVLVAEGVKVFLSKNGQGAESGVGEMIQHSTPRELTIPEIQQIIKDYAQAAKNAIAAGFDGVELHGANGYLIEQFIDSQTNQRTDAYGGSLENRLRFLKEVTTAVVDAIGADKVGVRQAPLTTLMGAMDDHPEVTYIEAARILNEIGVAYIHVAEADWDNAPVMPVAFKEAYRNTFKGTLIYSGKYSVERAEEALQNGWADLIGFGRPFIANPDLPHRLQHGHPLNEPKREYFFGGSTVGYTDYPVYAH comes from the coding sequence ATGCTATTTGAATCGTATACATTACAACATATCCCGTTGAAAAACAGGATAGTTATGCCACCTATGACCCGTTCCCGGGCCGCCCAGGGCGAAGTAGCCACTGACCTGATGGCAGCCTATTACGCACAACGCGCTTCTGCCGGACTGATTATATCAGAAGGCACTCAAATAAGCAAACAGGGGCAAGGCTACGCCTGGACACCCGGCATTTACACCCAGGCCCAGGTAGAAGGCTGGAAAAAAGTAACCGAAGCCGTACATCATAATGGCGGCAAAATATTCGCTCAGCTGTGGCACGTAGGCCGGGTATCGCACACTTCCTTACAGGAAAATGGTCAGCAGCCCGTTGCCCCTTCCGTGTTAGTAGCAGAAGGCGTAAAAGTATTCTTATCCAAAAACGGCCAGGGCGCCGAATCCGGCGTGGGCGAAATGATACAACACTCTACTCCACGCGAATTAACCATTCCCGAAATTCAGCAGATCATTAAAGACTATGCACAGGCAGCTAAAAATGCTATAGCGGCAGGTTTTGATGGCGTGGAGCTGCACGGCGCCAACGGCTACCTGATTGAGCAGTTTATTGACTCACAAACCAATCAGCGTACCGATGCCTATGGCGGCTCACTGGAAAACCGTCTGCGTTTTCTGAAAGAAGTAACCACCGCCGTTGTTGATGCTATCGGTGCCGATAAAGTAGGCGTGCGCCAAGCTCCCTTAACCACCTTAATGGGCGCTATGGACGACCATCCGGAAGTGACCTATATTGAAGCCGCCCGAATACTCAACGAAATAGGCGTTGCCTATATACACGTAGCAGAAGCCGACTGGGATAATGCCCCGGTAATGCCTGTAGCCTTTAAAGAAGCTTACCGCAACACGTTCAAAGGCACTTTAATCTATTCCGGTAAGTATAGCGTGGAACGTGCAGAAGAAGCATTACAAAACGGCTGGGCCGATTTAATTGGTTTTGGCAGGCCATTCATTGCCAACCCCGATCTCCCCCACCGCTTACAGCATGGACATCCGTTAAACGAACCCAAACGCGAATACTTTTTTGGCGGCAGCACTGTAGGCTATACCGATTACCCCGTTTACGCACATTAA
- a CDS encoding LysR family transcriptional regulator — MLSNLEWLRTFKAIYETGTLSGAAQELYISQPGVSLHLNSLEDFTGCKLFDRSARRMVPTEKGKMLYNFILDPLLKLEAAEKHFHKRSQAERATISVGMCFETFQYTLEEHIAELPFNLIIKFGEYPQMLQDLEHGLLDLIVTPQKGQEKNLEFVPFSKERIVLIAGGETDTEMIQELLSRDDMEAARNWLKQQLWYSTAADMEHLKNFWRRNFEEHPDFSPNYIVPNISSIIRCLSKKEGFSVVPDFLCREAIEAGKIKLVWEGRLPWENTLHFGTRKKTMYENELQQLKTLFSEKWHLANAEPFSAD, encoded by the coding sequence ATGCTGTCGAATCTGGAATGGTTGCGCACTTTTAAGGCTATTTATGAAACAGGTACCTTATCGGGCGCAGCACAGGAATTATATATATCACAGCCAGGAGTGAGCCTGCATCTGAACTCGCTGGAAGACTTTACCGGCTGTAAGCTGTTCGATCGTTCGGCCCGCCGCATGGTGCCTACGGAAAAAGGGAAGATGCTGTACAATTTCATCCTTGATCCGTTGCTGAAGCTGGAAGCGGCTGAAAAGCATTTTCATAAACGCTCACAGGCCGAAAGGGCTACTATTAGCGTGGGTATGTGTTTTGAAACTTTTCAGTATACCCTGGAAGAGCATATTGCCGAACTGCCTTTTAACCTGATTATTAAGTTTGGCGAGTACCCGCAAATGCTGCAAGACCTGGAACATGGCTTGTTAGACCTGATTGTAACACCCCAAAAAGGACAGGAGAAGAACCTGGAATTTGTGCCTTTTTCCAAAGAGAGGATTGTGTTGATTGCTGGCGGCGAAACGGACACGGAAATGATACAGGAATTACTGTCCCGTGATGATATGGAGGCAGCCCGCAACTGGCTGAAGCAACAGCTTTGGTATAGCACTGCTGCTGATATGGAGCATTTGAAAAACTTCTGGCGCAGGAATTTTGAGGAGCATCCTGACTTTTCACCTAATTATATTGTACCTAACATCAGCTCTATTATCCGTTGCCTGAGTAAGAAAGAAGGCTTTTCGGTAGTACCTGATTTTTTGTGCCGGGAAGCCATTGAAGCAGGAAAGATTAAACTGGTATGGGAAGGGCGTTTGCCCTGGGAGAATACCCTGCATTTTGGCACCCGCAAGAAAACGATGTATGAAAACGAATTGCAGCAGCTGAAAACCTTATTCAGTGAGAAATGGCATTTGGCAAATGCAGAACCGTTTAGTGCAGACTAA
- a CDS encoding DUF1349 domain-containing protein codes for MKKITAVLMVFCMVTGLAAQKLEKMLWYNEPEKWEIKDNALHMFVTPQSDYWRISHYGFTVDDAPFYYGTYGGEFEVKVKLTGDYKARFDQMGLMIRTDHENYIKTGIEFVDGKFNVSTVVTHTTSDWSVTKLEKAPPFIWIKAVRRLDAVEIYYSFDDKNYVMTRNCPLKDNHPVMVGLMAASPDGNGFDATFENFGVKHLPDLRRQKWLQEHKS; via the coding sequence ATGAAAAAAATCACCGCAGTGCTAATGGTTTTTTGTATGGTTACCGGTTTAGCTGCCCAAAAGCTGGAAAAAATGCTTTGGTATAACGAACCGGAGAAATGGGAAATTAAGGATAACGCTTTGCACATGTTTGTAACCCCACAAAGTGATTACTGGCGTATTTCGCATTATGGATTTACGGTAGACGATGCTCCGTTTTACTATGGTACATACGGAGGGGAGTTTGAAGTGAAAGTAAAGTTGACAGGCGATTATAAGGCCCGTTTTGATCAAATGGGATTAATGATAAGAACGGATCACGAAAACTATATTAAAACTGGTATTGAGTTCGTAGATGGTAAGTTTAATGTGAGCACGGTGGTTACCCACACCACCAGTGACTGGAGTGTAACGAAGCTGGAGAAAGCGCCGCCATTTATCTGGATAAAAGCAGTGCGCCGGTTGGATGCCGTTGAGATATATTATTCTTTTGATGACAAAAATTATGTAATGACGCGTAATTGTCCTTTAAAGGATAATCACCCGGTAATGGTAGGGTTAATGGCTGCTTCGCCGGATGGCAATGGCTTTGATGCTACTTTTGAAAATTTTGGTGTAAAGCATTTACCCGATTTGCGCAGGCAAAAATGGTTGCAGGAGCATAAAAGCTAA